In Crassostrea angulata isolate pt1a10 chromosome 6, ASM2561291v2, whole genome shotgun sequence, a genomic segment contains:
- the LOC128188852 gene encoding uncharacterized protein LOC128188852 — translation MSNFDQTVTTDTGIDTRALGSSQNELSIIKLAFALTVPGMFILCLGVNFLCYKWGVKKGRSSYKKQAKSPGETQALDYHLYDDETPLSQLRSGPSGGPAGDPATHDYAAYDEIKEQRQRIAAGSERKKDGGYITPMAQDRPLPPVGGGDGNGYISPKTAQKQPQKGNAGKNGDSPSPPGNGGYLSPLEERKLSSNSDSGSDKSDKSRKYQNEPGKKSPKSKGVYESIKDAGITQEHQYIDLHTTVS, via the exons cTGTTACAACGGACACTGGCATAGACACGAGGGCTCTTGGGTCATCCCAAAATGAACTTTCAATCATTAAGCTAGCCTTTGCACTGACCGTGCCTGGGATGTTCATATTGTGCCTAGGCGTCAACTTCCTTTGCTACAAATG GGGAGTGAAAAAAGGACGATCGTCATACAAAAAGCAAGCCAAGTCACCGGGCGAAACACAAGCGCTGGACTACCACCTATACGATGACGAAACCCCGTTGTCACAACTAAGATCAGGTCCGTCTGGCGGTCCAGCCGGCGATCCTGCCACCCACGACTATGCAGCGTATGATGAAATCAAAGAACAGCGACAGCGAATCGCTGCTGGATCTGAAAGGAAGAAAGATGGTGGCTATATAACTCCCATGGCGCAAGACCGACCACTTCCACCAGTTGGCGGCGGGGATGGTAACGGGTACATATCTCCCAAGACAGCGCAAAAGCAACCGCAGAAAGGAAACGCGGGTAAAAACGGGGATTCGCCTTCGCCTCCCGGAAACGGCGGGTATCTATCACCTCTAGAGGAAAGAAAACTGTCCTCTAATAGCGATTCTGGTTCAGACAAATCGGACAAATCCAGAAAATACCAAAATGAACCGGGTAAAAAGTCGCCAAAATCAAAAGGTGTGTACGAGTCAATCAAAGATGCCGGGATTACCCAAGAACACCAGTACATAGATCTACACACGACGGTATCGTAA